The sequence TTCTGACTGCTGTGTTCTTAGCTGTGAACGTTGATCGTAAACTAAGAAAGGTGTGGTCCTTTGTGCTCAAAGATTTGATTTTAAGCAACCGGAGCTGCCGGCGGTTCTACCAGGAAGTCAGGGTGGAAGCGCCAACTCTTAAAGAGCTGGTCGACCTGGCGAGGTTGTCCCCGTCGGCACGGAACGCGCAGCCGCTAAAGTACATCCTTTCTTCCAATCCGAACACCAACGAATTGATTTTCTCCTGCCTCGCCTGGGCCGGCTACATTAAAAACTGGAACCCGCCGGAGGGAGAAAGGCCGGCCGCATACATCATTATGCTCGGCGACAAAAAAATTGCTTCCTCCTTCGCTTACGATGCCGGGATCGCCGCGCAGAGCATCGTCTTGGGCGCAAGGGAAAAGGACTTGGCCGGCTGTATCCTCGGCTCGGTGCAGAAAGAGAAGGTAAGGGGCTTGCTTAATATCCCGGAGCAGTACGAAGTGCTGCTGGCAATTGCGGTCGGCAAACCAAAGGAGAAGGCTGTACTCGAGGAAATCGGCCCGGACGGGGACATCAAATACTGGCGGGACGCCGAAGGCGTCCACCACGTACCGAAGCGGCGTTTAGAGGAGCTGATTATCAGTTCATCCTAGATATTAATGGGCCTGCGGATCCGGCGTTTCCGTACCCGACCCTTCTAACACGCTGATTACTTGGTTTAGAGATGCCAGCTTCTCAACCTCATGCACGATTGCCGACAGAAACCTGAAGCGTT comes from Bacillota bacterium and encodes:
- a CDS encoding nitroreductase family protein, coding for MLKDLILSNRSCRRFYQEVRVEAPTLKELVDLARLSPSARNAQPLKYILSSNPNTNELIFSCLAWAGYIKNWNPPEGERPAAYIIMLGDKKIASSFAYDAGIAAQSIVLGAREKDLAGCILGSVQKEKVRGLLNIPEQYEVLLAIAVGKPKEKAVLEEIGPDGDIKYWRDAEGVHHVPKRRLEELIISSS